From Pleurocapsa sp. PCC 7319:
TGTTTATTTCCTAGTCTATAGTTAGCCAAGCCACGACTAAAATAAGCTAAAGCAAAATTAGGATTAACTTCCAGGGCACGGTCGTAATTAGCGATCGCTGAATTAATATCTCTTTGGGTATAGTCAATCAAGCCTTGATAATATACTGCTAAGGCATTGTTCGGATTTGCTTTTGATGCCTCAATCAGGTAATCATTTGCCCTGGAAGTATCTCCACTTTGAAGCAACTCAATTCCTTCGACGTATTTTTTCGTTGCTTCAACTTTTTTGGTTGCTTCAACGCTGACTTCTCCTCCTTCTTCTGCTGGTTCTGGTTCGGGCTTACCACCATCCACAATTAAGTCTGCCTTATTTAAACCGGCAATAGCTAAAGATGTGAGAAAGGTATCGATGGGAATAGCTGCATTGAAGCCTGTTTTCAGAGGTTCTGGAATACTAGAAGACTCATTTTTGACACTGCCAATCACATCTCCTTGTCCATGAATACCAATTAAATGACCACTGGTATCAAATACCGGTCCCCCGCTCATCCCTCGGCGAGTTAAAGCTTGATAACGCATCGCATAACCTTCAGGAGCACTTTCGCGAATACTAGTAACCATGCCAGTGGTAAATTCGTGTTCGCGGTTAGCTTCAACGTCTATCGCTAGAGGAAAGCCAGAAACATAGACATTTGCTCCCGCAGTAGCATATTGTGAATCACCAAAAGTTACTAAGGGATAGGCATCATTCGCTTCAAAGGTGACAACTGCCAAATCCAATCCTGTCTCTTCCTTAAGGCTTTTTACAGTACTAACAGAATATTGCTCTGTTCCAATTTTGATGATGTAGCCTACATTAGGATTGACAACAACGTGATTGGCAGTAAGCACAGTATAGCTATTACCCTGATTAGCAATCAGGACCCCCGAACCACCGGGAATGCCCAAAGTATTATCAATTTTAACTGTAGTTTCGATGGCGATCGCCGCAATTTCCGTGGCGCTTTTGGCTATGACCTTTGCTGGAGTTAATACCAAAGTTGCAGCTACAGTTGTCCCTGCAATAACACTTGTTATTAGACCAGAATTAAAAAATAAACGATTCATTTCAAACTAATTTTGTGCTGCTTGAGAGGTCAGTTGCAAATAGCTGGTAATAGGAATTCCCCAACTAGAATTAATCATGGTTTCCAACATTTCAGGACTAGGTTCGCTCCCATCTTCAAAAGTGTATACGCCAAAATCAGGATCACGATATTTCCCTCGACCATGAACCCCAATTACAAAACCTTTGGCGTTAAAAATCGGTCCTCCACTCATCCCTATTTCAGTATCGTTGGTATAGCCCAAGTGATAACCTTCGGGTAAAGATTTAGGGGGAATCAAAGATACTTCACCTTGAGTTAAGCGAAATGCCTCAACTCCTAAAGCGATCGTATCGGTTGAACCGTCCTGTTTATACAGAGGAAATCCTGCTGCATAGATTTTTTCTCCTACTTCTGGATTGCTAGTAGCCAAAGTAGCTACCTGATAATTATTAGGACTTTGAAATTGAACAATCGCCAAATCCAAATTACCTACTTGTTGTGGCGGTTGTAGCAATGGATATATCTGACCATCTGCAGCTAGTACCTGAATGCTATTACTAGTGGCAACTACGTGCCAATTAGTCAAAATAGTATAGGTCTGCCCTTGTTGATTAATAATGACCCCAGTGCCAGCAGCATTATCTTGGACAATTCTGACAGTGGTAGACTGGGCCAGATCGTATATATCTTGACTATAAGTCTCGTCAGGTAGAACATAACTAGGTACGGCTTCGGTTTGACCAGATTGGGTTGACCCTAAACTGATCCCAAGTAATAAAGCTATCAGTAATACCTTTAATCCCCAACGATAGTTTTTAAGCAAAGACCAGACTGCATTTTGTAAAATCTTCTGTTTCAATTGTTTTCGCTCAATTTTCAATCTGTTTGGTCAGAATACTTGCTTATAATTCTCTGTGGGTCTCAGGAATATTTGGTTGGGAACCGGAAGGTTGTGGTGCCGTAGGCTGTGGTGTCGTAGGCTGAGGACGGGAAGGTTGCTCGGCATTGGGTTGAGTTGTAGATTGGGTTGTCGTTTCCTCTAGTCTGGAACCCACATCAATATAAGGAATTGCGGTGACTGATTCATAATTCGACTGCAAGCCTTCATCTCCTTTGCGCCAAGCAAAGAGATTATTTAATGCTTTTAGTCCATCTTGTCCTGGTTTGAGAGTATAAATAATTCCTTCGCAAGGACCTTGATCTTGACTGGCGACACAAATAACGGATTGATTGTTAACCGTACCCAAAGTCACATATTTTAGTTTCTTATTTTTGCGATAAGTTTCTAAACGAGAGCTAACCTCTTGGCAACGTGCATTAGGACTCCATCCAGAACCAGAAAAATGATCGCTTACCCATTGAATCCAGGGTTCGGGAGTTCCTTGACTATTTTGATATATAGTTGTAGGGTTATCTCCGCTGGTATCGCAACGAAAACCAGACTGAACAACAGGAGTCTGATTTGCTGGTATCTGAGTTTGATTAGGTAACTGAGCTAGGCTAGGTAGAGCGATCGCAGCCAAGCAGCTTGCAATAGTCAGGGAAACCGAATTGATCTTATGTTTCATAGCCAAATATATCATCTCAAATAGGTGTTTGAAATCCAAATCATTCCACTTACAAAAATACTTATTTAAAGTGTTTAAAATTGATATGAATTTACCGATATTAAATATGCAATGCTATTTATTTCAAATAACCACTGAAATTGCATGATTTTAATCATAAGACAAATTCTATTGGTAAATCGTATTAATGTATCTGTTTAACAACAATTTTTTAACTTTTAGGACAAGGAGTTCCTTTTTCAGTTCTAAAGAGAAGGTAATATTTTGATTAAGTTATATTTTTCTACTTTGTCTTGGTATTGTGCGATCGCCAAACCGATCAAATCACTTTTTACTCGAACTCAATGCGATTATAAAGTTCATCTAAACTTATTTCAAACTCAAACGAATCAAAGACAATCTTGGCTTCACTCCCAGCATATTCTGACAATACCCATTGATTAGAGTCATTTTTGGCAAATTTCTCTACTTGCATTGCCGTCTGACTAATCACAAGATATTCCCTAAAACTAGGAATAGTACGATACATTCTGAACTTATCACCACGGTCATATTTTTCAGTGGAGTCAGATAAAACCTCTGTAATCATTAAAGGATTAACAATGGTATCCTGACGATTTTCAGCAAATACCAAAGGTGTATTAACTACCATCACATCTGGATAGGTATATAAACGACAATTAGGTATCCATAAGCGTAAGTCGCTCATAAAAATATCAAAAGAAGTACCTCTTAAAGCAAAATTAAGTGCGCTACTCAAATTTAAGGCGATTTTGTTATGATTGGGTTTGCCACCTGCCATAGGTATAATTTGTCCAGCAAAATATTCGCTTTTGTATTCAGCCTGAGTTTCTAGTTCAAAATATTCTTCAGGAGTGTAATAGGTTTTAGTTGAAACTTGCATGATCGTGATTGTCATTCATGAATTAATTATAAACAGGCTTCAATGACTAATAGCTAATGGCTAACGGCTAATGGCTAATGGCTAATGGCTAATGGCTAATGGCTAATGGCTAATGGCTAACGGCTAATGGCTAATGGCTAATGGCTAATAGCTTCTTTAATAAAAAATATCAGCAGGATCGGCAGTACGAAGCTTTTTCATAGCGATCGCCCCAGAGATCATACACATGACTACATTTAGAGTAAAAACCTGTAAGGTAATACCCAACTCCATGCTGACAGGAAGTTCCACAAATTCGGCTAAAAGATAGTAAATACCGTGAGAAGCCAAATATCCAGGAATAAAACCCATCATTGCTAAAATTAGAGACTCTTGCAGCACTACTAAGGACAAGTCACGATCTTTGTACCCCATTGCTTTGAGGGTGGCATATTCAGGCAGGTGTTCACTAACATCGGTATAAATCACCTGATACACAACAACAATTCCGACAATAAAGCCGATCGCCGCACCAAAATTAAGTACTTTACCCTCAGGCCATTGAGCAACATAATCCTGTTCTCCTTGGGACAATTCTGCTGGGGTTAAAACTTTAATATCTTTACTAAGATTTTTTTGAATTCGTTGAATTACAGCTTGGGGATTAGCTCCTGGCTGAAGAGAAAGCACTCCTAAGTTAACATCTTCCAATCTTTCTAATCCCTGCATCTGTCCAAAATTCCAGTCGCTCATTACTGCCCTTCCCTCATCGTAAAAGGTACTGCCAAGACTAAATAATCCCACTACAGTAACTTTGCGATTACTCATAATGCTAGACGCATGACCTTCGCTGGCAAAGACTTGTGGAATATTACCTAATTTCTCTTTCGCTAGGCGATCGTACAAAATTCCCCCAGGTACAGCTAATAAATCAAGGTGCTGATTAATTTCAGGAATTTTGAATACTGGTTTGGTCGGATTAAATGCCAGCATTTGTATCCGTGAAGACTGCGGTGGTTGAGCAGCACTATCACTTATTTCATCTGAAGACTTTAGCAATTTGGGATCGACCCATTTGCCCGTCTCTACATAAAGAGGGCGAGCATCAGCAACCCCTTCAATAGCATCTGCTTGATAAAGATAAATACTGGGAAAAGAACTATTTCTAATATTTTCTGAATAAGAAGAAAGAAGATAAAGATCGCCGTTGAGATTTTGAGGTAATAAAGTTACTCCGTCGAATAACATTGCCCTAATGCCCAACTGAGTAAAAATTAGAATAATCGAAAATGCTACCCCCAAAATTGCCACCGTCAAACGGATTTTTTGATGGGATAGCTGTAACCAAGCCAGAGGAGTTCGGCGGAGGTAAGAGTTGATTTTCAGAAACAGTAGATATATTGGTTTCACTGCCAGTAATCAGTAATCAGTAATCAGTAATCAATTATCAATTTCAACTCTTACTCTCATATTGGTAAGATTAGTAACTTTTTTGCTATCTTCAGGATTGATGCGAATTTTTACTTCGACAATTCGAGAATTTTCGTCTTGAGTAGGATCTTCAGAAGCTTCCGATAATTGTTTGGCTCCCACCTGTAAACCCAAGTGTTCTACAGTTCCCTTGAGGTTTCCTGCAAATCCACCATACTCACTACTTATGGTGGCTGGTTGTCCAATACGTACTTTACTAATATCAGTTTCATATACTTCGGCGATCGCATACATTTCATGGGTTCGACCTAATTCGACAATTCCCCGCTGGGTGTTGACCTGTTCCCCAACCCGAGTATTGATTCGTAATATTTGACCAGCAATAGGTACTTTGACCTTAGTATCTTCCAGATCTGCCCTACGCTGTTTGACGGCAATAATGGCTCTTTCTAACTCTATCTCTGCCACTCTGACATCGACTGGTCTAATTTCTTCTAATTTGGCTAAATTTTCTCTTTCTTGATTTATTTCTTCCTTTAAGGTTTGCTCAGTATTATTTAATTGTGCTTTTCTTTCATTTAAATTTGCTTGAGCCGTCTCTAACTGCTCTCTAACTTGATCTAGAGTTTGCTGGCTCACTGCTCCCTGATCCCTTAAAGTTTGGTTACGCTCAAAGGTTATCTGAGCCTGTCTGAGTTGTGCTGTTGCTGAAGCGATCGCCGCTTGTTTTTCTTGAGTTTCGTTCCGCAATTGTGATTCTAGACGAGAAATATTGGCTTTCTGTGCAGCTAATTCTGCCTGTTTGGTCTCCCCTGCCCGAGTTTGTTCTAATTTAGCTTTAGCTAGTTCAACATTTTTTTCTGCTTCTTCTAAATCTCTTTCACGATTTTCAAAACCCTGAAGAATAGCAATTACTTGATTTTTCTCCACGCGATCGCCCTCTTCAACTAGGATTTGATTAACTCGACTATCTTCAGCGTTAGTCACCGAGAGTTTAATTACTTCCCCTCTCGGAATTAATTTACCTAAGGCGACTACTTGTTTAGGTCGCTGAACTTGAGTTTGAGCTTCTGCATCGACATCCTGTAATTGAGTCTGAGAATTAGCATTACAAGCAGTAGTTAGAACCAGAAAACTAAGGATAACACCACACTTACTAACAAAATTTAGCCAGCGATTGAAATTAAAAAGGAACATAAGAAAGCTAATTAATCCTTGCTGTTCGCTAATAAAAGAGCATTAATATCGGCAGCAACAATCTTTTCCAGATTGGCTGATATTTTTTTAATATCCCAATTCCACCAAGCAACTTCTAGTAATATTTTGATAATCTCATCGGTAAATCTTTGCTTAATAATATTGGCAGGATTACCGCCAACAATGGTGTATGGAGGTACATCATTAACTACAACTGATTTAGCAGCAACGATCGCCCCATCGCCTATAGTGACTCCTGGCATAATAATCGATTCGTAACCAAGCCAGACATCGTTACCTACAATAGTGTCACCCTTAAAAGGTAACTCATTTTCCTGTGGTGTTGCCTTTTCCCAACCTTTACCAAAGATATAAAAAGGATAGGTAGAAAATCCAGATATTTGATGATTTGCCCCATTCATAATAAATTTTATGCCTCTAGCCAAAGCGCAAAACTTACCAATGATTAATTTGTCTTTGCTAAATGGATAATGATAGAGAACATTGCGTTCAAAATTTTCTGAATCTTCTGGGTCATCATAATATGTATAGTCACCAATAATTATCTTGGGGTTATTGACAGTGTTTTTGATAAAACAAATTTGGGGAAATCCTGACATTGGATGTTTATCATTTGGATTTGCGCCGTACAAAACAACCTCCAACTATAAAACTTGACCACAATAAACTGAAATCTGGGGTAACAATTCTATTGAACGTCTAATGTCAATCAAATTAATGTCAATCAAATTCGTTATTTTAAGTAAAATTAGCTAGCAAAGTAGATATCTTAACTGAACTTTAGTTACGAAGGGGCTTGGGGAAGCCGTCATTTCCCCAACTGGGGGTCTGGGGGAAAGTTCCCCCAGAGAAAAATATAGTCTTAAAGAATAAATTACCTAATCAATAGTTCAGAACTAAGCATTGTTAATCCACATTAAGCGTATTGATATAATTGCATTACCTTTTCAATTGCCATTCGTGACTGCACATTCAAATTCAAAGATGAAGTATGTCCCAAATTAAAATGTTCTGCTGCGGCACAACCAATCATGGCAGCATTATCAGTACAAAACTTCATCGGTGGAAAACATACCTGTAAGTCATGTTTTTCGGCTGCTTGTTGCAGATATTTTCTTAAACCACTGTTGGCTGCTACGCCACCACCAATGGCAATTGTGTTCAAATTATGATCTAGGGCGCACTTTATGCTACGTCGAGTCAAAACTCTGGCTACGGTATCTTGAAAACTCGCTGCAATATCGGCAACAGGGATTTCTCCTTGGGATTCTAGTTTCTCGACTAATCTTAATACTGCCGTTTTCATTCCGCTAAAGCTGAAGTCGTAGGGATGATAACCCCCCTCAGGTAATGAAATTCTACCTTCTGGTAATTGATAGGCTCTAGGGTTGCCTTGTTCCGCCAGGCGATCAATTATAGGACCCCCTGGATATCCTAGATTTAATAATCGGGCTACCTTATCAAATGCTTCCCCTGCTGCATCATCTCTAGTTGCCCCCAACAGTTTATATTCTCCATAGTCTTTAACATAAATACTGCTGGTATGACCGCCAGAAACCAAAAGACACAAAAAAGGTGGTTGTAATTCAGGTTGAGCCAGATAAGAGGCATAAATATGCCCTTCTAAATGATGCACTCCCAAAAATGGCTTATTGTGAATCATCGCTAGAGTTTTGGCTGCTGCCACCCCTACCAGTAAAGCTCCCACCAAACCAGGAG
This genomic window contains:
- a CDS encoding tetratricopeptide repeat-containing serine protease family protein — encoded protein: MNRLFFNSGLITSVIAGTTVAATLVLTPAKVIAKSATEIAAIAIETTVKIDNTLGIPGGSGVLIANQGNSYTVLTANHVVVNPNVGYIIKIGTEQYSVSTVKSLKEETGLDLAVVTFEANDAYPLVTFGDSQYATAGANVYVSGFPLAIDVEANREHEFTTGMVTSIRESAPEGYAMRYQALTRRGMSGGPVFDTSGHLIGIHGQGDVIGSVKNESSSIPEPLKTGFNAAIPIDTFLTSLAIAGLNKADLIVDGGKPEPEPAEEGGEVSVEATKKVEATKKYVEGIELLQSGDTSRANDYLIEASKANPNNALAVYYQGLIDYTQRDINSAIANYDRALEVNPNFALAYFSRGLANYRLGNKQEALSDYNDALRINPVDPWSYLNRGIVREDLDDIAGALSDYDRAIKIDPDYGKSYHNRGAIRYYQKDFEGAVTDFKKAAELFFQQGDNESYNVANDSLNKVQKVLRNQANQQPANQFQSPTPEPTSNTPSAPLPNAPIENSSPTNNTPINSPTPTNNNLRDL
- a CDS encoding serine protease, coding for MKQKILQNAVWSLLKNYRWGLKVLLIALLLGISLGSTQSGQTEAVPSYVLPDETYSQDIYDLAQSTTVRIVQDNAAGTGVIINQQGQTYTILTNWHVVATSNSIQVLAADGQIYPLLQPPQQVGNLDLAIVQFQSPNNYQVATLATSNPEVGEKIYAAGFPLYKQDGSTDTIALGVEAFRLTQGEVSLIPPKSLPEGYHLGYTNDTEIGMSGGPIFNAKGFVIGVHGRGKYRDPDFGVYTFEDGSEPSPEMLETMINSSWGIPITSYLQLTSQAAQN
- a CDS encoding COP23 domain-containing protein; protein product: MKHKINSVSLTIASCLAAIALPSLAQLPNQTQIPANQTPVVQSGFRCDTSGDNPTTIYQNSQGTPEPWIQWVSDHFSGSGWSPNARCQEVSSRLETYRKNKKLKYVTLGTVNNQSVICVASQDQGPCEGIIYTLKPGQDGLKALNNLFAWRKGDEGLQSNYESVTAIPYIDVGSRLEETTTQSTTQPNAEQPSRPQPTTPQPTAPQPSGSQPNIPETHREL
- a CDS encoding Uma2 family endonuclease; protein product: MQVSTKTYYTPEEYFELETQAEYKSEYFAGQIIPMAGGKPNHNKIALNLSSALNFALRGTSFDIFMSDLRLWIPNCRLYTYPDVMVVNTPLVFAENRQDTIVNPLMITEVLSDSTEKYDRGDKFRMYRTIPSFREYLVISQTAMQVEKFAKNDSNQWVLSEYAGSEAKIVFDSFEFEISLDELYNRIEFE
- the devC gene encoding ABC transporter permease DevC; protein product: MKPIYLLFLKINSYLRRTPLAWLQLSHQKIRLTVAILGVAFSIILIFTQLGIRAMLFDGVTLLPQNLNGDLYLLSSYSENIRNSSFPSIYLYQADAIEGVADARPLYVETGKWVDPKLLKSSDEISDSAAQPPQSSRIQMLAFNPTKPVFKIPEINQHLDLLAVPGGILYDRLAKEKLGNIPQVFASEGHASSIMSNRKVTVVGLFSLGSTFYDEGRAVMSDWNFGQMQGLERLEDVNLGVLSLQPGANPQAVIQRIQKNLSKDIKVLTPAELSQGEQDYVAQWPEGKVLNFGAAIGFIVGIVVVYQVIYTDVSEHLPEYATLKAMGYKDRDLSLVVLQESLILAMMGFIPGYLASHGIYYLLAEFVELPVSMELGITLQVFTLNVVMCMISGAIAMKKLRTADPADIFY
- a CDS encoding efflux RND transporter periplasmic adaptor subunit, which produces MFLFNFNRWLNFVSKCGVILSFLVLTTACNANSQTQLQDVDAEAQTQVQRPKQVVALGKLIPRGEVIKLSVTNAEDSRVNQILVEEGDRVEKNQVIAILQGFENRERDLEEAEKNVELAKAKLEQTRAGETKQAELAAQKANISRLESQLRNETQEKQAAIASATAQLRQAQITFERNQTLRDQGAVSQQTLDQVREQLETAQANLNERKAQLNNTEQTLKEEINQERENLAKLEEIRPVDVRVAEIELERAIIAVKQRRADLEDTKVKVPIAGQILRINTRVGEQVNTQRGIVELGRTHEMYAIAEVYETDISKVRIGQPATISSEYGGFAGNLKGTVEHLGLQVGAKQLSEASEDPTQDENSRIVEVKIRINPEDSKKVTNLTNMRVRVEIDN
- a CDS encoding Vat family streptogramin A O-acetyltransferase → MYGANPNDKHPMSGFPQICFIKNTVNNPKIIIGDYTYYDDPEDSENFERNVLYHYPFSKDKLIIGKFCALARGIKFIMNGANHQISGFSTYPFYIFGKGWEKATPQENELPFKGDTIVGNDVWLGYESIIMPGVTIGDGAIVAAKSVVVNDVPPYTIVGGNPANIIKQRFTDEIIKILLEVAWWNWDIKKISANLEKIVAADINALLLANSKD
- the tsaD gene encoding tRNA (adenosine(37)-N6)-threonylcarbamoyltransferase complex transferase subunit TsaD, coding for MATILAIETSCDETAVAIVKNRQVLSSIVSSQIELHRIYGGVVPELASRQHLEIINPCIAQAISEAQIDWQQIDAIAATCTPGLVGALLVGVAAAKTLAMIHNKPFLGVHHLEGHIYASYLAQPELQPPFLCLLVSGGHTSSIYVKDYGEYKLLGATRDDAAGEAFDKVARLLNLGYPGGPIIDRLAEQGNPRAYQLPEGRISLPEGGYHPYDFSFSGMKTAVLRLVEKLESQGEIPVADIAASFQDTVARVLTRRSIKCALDHNLNTIAIGGGVAANSGLRKYLQQAAEKHDLQVCFPPMKFCTDNAAMIGCAAAEHFNLGHTSSLNLNVQSRMAIEKVMQLYQYA